A portion of the Faecalibacterium sp. I3-3-89 genome contains these proteins:
- a CDS encoding site-specific integrase, producing MAYITKRGNSYSVRYTYEDEHGKSCDKWESFPTKEEATNRKKQIEHELAAGTFLIPSSVTVAEFLMDWLPKQCSKHKWAPKTYESNLSTIQNLIIPYIGSMEMQKLKPYHMENLYTTLSKTPCGSYIEGKKQELTEKQKQRFLSGTTIHEVHRLLGTAFQYAVEWGILIKSPVPVDSPKKSTQERSIWTVEEMRAALDSMDDPILHLAVHLTLVGALREGEIVGLTPEDIDFDAADGIGTFRINKSMQRVRKEALNQVDDGCIIKVFPDKLERSTTSLILKSTKTASSCRTIFMTSALKEELKKWLNQLAADEMKDPARYHDSGMLFRLPNGLAVEPVLIRKKFLKWQDAHPEFPRIVFHGLRHSSATYQLMISGGDVKAVQGTTGHATADMLVNTYAHIQQSSRVELGRKFEEGFYAKQESPSPQAVPAAGEPTISMTALLELLKNADPEVKAQLRLALLT from the coding sequence ATGGCATATATTACGAAGCGCGGCAACTCTTACAGCGTCCGATACACTTATGAAGATGAGCACGGCAAGAGCTGCGACAAATGGGAGAGTTTTCCCACAAAAGAGGAGGCAACAAACCGAAAAAAGCAAATCGAGCATGAACTGGCGGCTGGTACTTTCCTGATTCCGTCCTCTGTGACGGTAGCAGAGTTCCTCATGGATTGGCTGCCCAAGCAGTGCAGCAAACACAAGTGGGCACCCAAAACCTACGAATCCAACCTTTCCACCATTCAGAACCTTATTATCCCCTATATCGGCAGCATGGAGATGCAGAAACTCAAGCCCTACCACATGGAAAACCTCTATACGACCCTGAGCAAAACGCCCTGCGGTTCGTATATCGAGGGAAAGAAGCAAGAACTGACCGAAAAGCAGAAACAGCGGTTTCTTTCCGGCACGACTATCCATGAGGTGCACCGGCTGCTGGGAACAGCGTTCCAGTATGCCGTGGAGTGGGGAATCCTGATTAAGAGTCCTGTTCCCGTGGACAGCCCCAAGAAGTCCACGCAGGAGCGCTCCATCTGGACGGTAGAGGAAATGCGGGCGGCTCTGGACAGCATGGATGACCCTATCCTGCATCTGGCAGTCCACCTCACACTGGTGGGCGCACTGCGAGAGGGCGAGATCGTAGGTCTGACCCCAGAGGATATTGACTTTGACGCTGCGGACGGCATCGGAACATTCCGTATCAACAAATCCATGCAGCGAGTGCGTAAAGAAGCCCTGAATCAGGTAGACGACGGCTGCATCATCAAGGTATTCCCGGACAAGCTGGAACGCAGCACCACTTCTCTCATCCTGAAAAGCACCAAAACGGCGTCCTCCTGCCGTACCATCTTCATGACCTCTGCTCTGAAAGAGGAACTGAAGAAGTGGCTGAATCAGCTGGCGGCAGACGAGATGAAAGATCCGGCACGCTACCATGACAGCGGAATGCTGTTCCGTCTGCCCAACGGTCTGGCTGTGGAGCCTGTGCTGATTCGCAAAAAGTTCCTCAAATGGCAGGATGCACACCCGGAGTTCCCTCGTATTGTGTTCCACGGTCTGCGGCATTCCAGTGCGACCTATCAGCTGATGATCTCCGGCGGCGATGTGAAGGCCGTTCAAGGCACCACAGGACACGCTACGGCAGATATGCTGGTGAACACCTATGCCCATATCCAGCAGTCCTCTCGTGTAGAACTGGGCAGGAAGTTCGAGGAAGGGTTCTATGCTAAACAGGAAAGCCCCAGCCCGCAGGCTGTACCCGCCGCAGGCGAACCCACCATCTCCATGACGGCTCTCTTGGAATTGCTGAAGAATGCAGACCCCGAAGTAAAGGCGCAGCTCCGTCTGGCACTGCTGACCTGA
- a CDS encoding CHC2 zinc finger domain-containing protein has product MSLYQKIKSAITVRQVGEMYGMKPDRHGMVCCPFHSDSDPSMKLNDTYYYCFGCGANGDAIDLTAKLFDLNPRQAAEKLASDFGLDPDKPPANAIALPPPKRGLTDEQWADIAYCLRVLTDYLDLLHDWRERYKPTTPEEPLDERFVEALHMTETVEHLTDCVAFGTPQQKAAAAAQLLSGSYLLMLEERTDRLALAKCA; this is encoded by the coding sequence TTGAGTTTATATCAAAAGATCAAGTCCGCCATCACCGTTCGGCAGGTGGGAGAGATGTACGGCATGAAGCCCGACCGCCATGGCATGGTGTGCTGTCCGTTCCATTCTGACAGCGACCCCAGCATGAAGCTGAACGACACCTATTATTACTGTTTTGGCTGTGGGGCCAACGGAGATGCCATCGACCTCACCGCCAAACTGTTCGACCTGAACCCCCGGCAAGCCGCCGAGAAGCTCGCAAGTGACTTCGGGCTTGACCCGGACAAGCCGCCCGCCAATGCCATCGCTCTGCCGCCGCCCAAGCGTGGCCTGACAGACGAGCAGTGGGCAGACATCGCCTACTGCCTGCGGGTGCTGACCGATTATCTCGACCTGCTGCACGACTGGCGAGAGCGCTACAAGCCCACCACCCCGGAGGAGCCGCTGGACGAGCGGTTCGTGGAAGCTCTCCACATGACCGAGACCGTCGAGCACCTGACGGACTGCGTTGCATTTGGGACACCCCAGCAGAAAGCCGCTGCCGCCGCACAGCTGCTGTCCGGGTCGTACCTGCTGATGCTGGAGGAGCGCACCGACCGCCTTGCTCTGGCAAAGTGCGCCTGA
- a CDS encoding helix-turn-helix domain-containing protein, which translates to MDFDRNSMTVPVQSSDYTNKFLQKDSNLTTMEVVTQTNAVKSPTDSPATTKLVYTVEEIARMLAISLRSAYNLCNSTTEFRVLRVGGSIRVPKDSFDAWLYRAA; encoded by the coding sequence ATGGATTTTGACCGTAATTCTATGACCGTCCCTGTGCAATCTTCCGATTATACGAATAAGTTCTTGCAAAAGGACTCGAATCTCACTACAATGGAGGTGGTCACTCAAACCAATGCCGTCAAGTCTCCGACTGACAGCCCAGCAACCACGAAGCTGGTGTACACGGTGGAAGAGATCGCACGAATGCTGGCCATCAGCCTGCGCTCTGCTTACAACCTGTGCAACAGCACCACCGAATTCCGTGTCCTGCGGGTAGGCGGAAGCATCCGTGTACCGAAAGACAGTTTCGATGCGTGGCTCTACCGGGCAGCTTGA
- a CDS encoding ABC transporter ATP-binding protein has product MKYYLKKCWPTVTAASICMVVAYGLQVCTSLVQIQITQGLLDGDLRAFTIRIILLLLTWLAVVLCLIAETFFQGRAVRRMNNALRRDMAAGLLHKTHQEYHKQESGEYLSQFTNDVNQIEQMAWTPFFTIMGSAAQVVFGIVALASIHWLLLVISLVIALVMIFVPRLFSKRLGTVGTACAASQADSVSKIKDLLAGYDVLRFFGKDERFTSGVDAASDSMEQAKYKLTINKDGIGCGLAYVSAVCQVAVVILLGVLILNDMIPLATFMGTGTICAGVYNGLNQVSKLAVSFSASKPYFDKITIHAGEAQLPDFGLPTLQEGITVKDVSFGYDEKKPILVHMNAEFKKGGKYALTGPSGCGKSTLLKILLGWLPGYQGKVLYDERDVRDYTPEQLQQKMSYIEQNVFLFNTTIRENITLGEHFTDEQMEKALRDSALAGDLANMPKGLDTPVGEEGNALSGGQKQRVAIARALIHNRSILLVDEGTSALDQKNADIVEKSLLSNPDLTLILISHHLSDERKAQFDHVYELTPASSIV; this is encoded by the coding sequence ATGAAGTATTATCTCAAAAAGTGCTGGCCCACTGTTACAGCGGCCTCCATCTGTATGGTTGTTGCCTATGGTTTGCAGGTCTGCACCAGTCTGGTACAGATTCAGATCACCCAGGGACTGCTGGACGGTGATCTGCGGGCTTTCACCATTCGGATCATTCTTCTTCTGCTGACCTGGCTGGCCGTGGTCCTTTGCCTGATTGCAGAGACCTTCTTCCAGGGCCGGGCCGTGCGCCGGATGAACAACGCTCTGCGCCGGGATATGGCAGCGGGCCTGTTGCACAAGACCCATCAGGAGTATCATAAGCAGGAGAGCGGCGAGTACCTCTCCCAGTTTACCAACGACGTGAACCAGATTGAGCAGATGGCCTGGACTCCGTTTTTCACCATCATGGGTTCTGCGGCACAGGTGGTGTTCGGCATCGTTGCACTGGCATCCATTCATTGGCTGCTTCTGGTGATTTCTCTGGTCATCGCATTGGTTATGATCTTCGTTCCTCGTCTGTTCAGCAAACGGTTGGGAACCGTTGGCACAGCCTGTGCCGCCAGCCAGGCTGACAGCGTCAGTAAAATCAAGGATCTGCTGGCAGGTTACGATGTGCTTCGCTTCTTTGGCAAGGATGAACGGTTTACCAGCGGAGTCGATGCAGCCAGCGACAGCATGGAGCAGGCCAAGTACAAACTGACCATCAACAAGGACGGCATCGGCTGTGGTCTGGCCTATGTCAGCGCCGTCTGCCAAGTGGCCGTTGTCATCCTGCTGGGTGTCCTGATCCTCAATGATATGATTCCTCTGGCCACCTTTATGGGCACCGGTACCATCTGCGCCGGCGTGTATAATGGACTGAACCAGGTGTCCAAACTTGCAGTGTCCTTCTCGGCCAGCAAGCCCTATTTCGATAAGATTACCATCCATGCCGGCGAGGCGCAGCTTCCTGATTTCGGTCTGCCTACCCTGCAGGAAGGCATTACGGTCAAGGATGTCTCTTTCGGCTACGATGAAAAGAAGCCGATCCTGGTCCACATGAACGCGGAATTCAAGAAAGGCGGCAAATACGCCCTCACCGGTCCCTCCGGCTGCGGCAAGAGCACCCTGCTGAAGATTCTTCTGGGCTGGCTGCCCGGCTACCAGGGCAAGGTCCTTTATGACGAGAGAGACGTGCGGGATTACACGCCCGAGCAGCTCCAGCAGAAAATGAGCTACATCGAACAGAATGTGTTCCTGTTCAATACCACCATCCGTGAGAACATTACCCTGGGTGAGCACTTTACCGACGAGCAGATGGAAAAGGCACTGCGTGACAGCGCCCTGGCAGGCGACCTTGCCAATATGCCCAAGGGTCTGGATACGCCGGTGGGCGAGGAAGGCAACGCCCTCTCGGGCGGCCAGAAGCAGCGCGTGGCCATCGCCCGTGCTCTGATCCATAACCGCAGCATCCTGCTGGTGGATGAGGGCACCAGCGCCCTGGACCAGAAGAACGCCGACATCGTGGAGAAGAGCCTGCTGTCCAACCCTGACCTGACCCTGATCCTGATTAGCCATCACCTGAGCGACGAACGTAAAGCCCAGTTCGATCATGTGTACGAGTTGACGCCCGCATCTTCTATTGTCTGA
- a CDS encoding helix-turn-helix domain-containing protein, producing MNIKLTLGERLKDLRVERSLKLETLAEQTGLSKSALSKYESDDVTDLSIYAVTTLAEFYGVTTDYLLGVTENKKRPDAVLSDLHLSDGAVDVLRNGNFNHRLLCELLEHPDFSRWMTDLEICVDGLVSDRIRDMNAMVEATRQELEKRYHADAEDLTMRTLKAAQINEDEYFGQILYDELAAILKQIKAAHGTDKTTSDGAAVEQARKQLENAQKFEGSPLEKKMNVLMGQIGIDYSKLTKEEQMTLLRVFNKSSMLKHRTKAGMRGKHRR from the coding sequence ATGAACATCAAGCTGACACTGGGAGAACGGCTCAAAGACCTGCGTGTGGAGCGGAGTCTGAAGCTGGAAACGCTGGCAGAGCAGACGGGTCTGTCCAAATCGGCATTGTCGAAATACGAGAGTGACGATGTGACCGACCTCAGCATTTATGCGGTGACAACGCTGGCTGAGTTCTATGGCGTGACCACGGACTACCTGTTGGGCGTGACGGAAAACAAAAAACGCCCAGATGCAGTCCTTTCGGACTTGCATCTGAGCGATGGCGCAGTGGACGTATTAAGGAATGGGAATTTCAATCATCGGCTGCTGTGTGAACTTTTGGAACATCCCGATTTTTCCCGGTGGATGACCGACCTTGAGATCTGTGTGGACGGTCTGGTCAGTGACCGCATCCGGGATATGAATGCCATGGTGGAAGCCACCCGGCAGGAACTGGAAAAGCGATACCATGCCGATGCAGAGGACCTGACCATGCGGACGCTGAAGGCGGCGCAGATCAACGAGGACGAATATTTCGGGCAGATCCTCTATGATGAGCTGGCGGCGATCCTGAAGCAGATCAAAGCGGCACATGGGACCGATAAGACCACGTCGGACGGCGCAGCGGTCGAGCAAGCGAGGAAGCAGCTTGAAAATGCACAGAAGTTTGAAGGTTCTCCGTTGGAAAAGAAGATGAATGTCCTGATGGGACAGATCGGCATCGACTATTCCAAGCTGACAAAAGAAGAACAGATGACCCTGCTGCGGGTGTTCAACAAATCCTCCATGCTGAAGCACCGCACAAAGGCAGGGATGCGGGGCAAGCACAGACGCTGA
- a CDS encoding plasmid recombination protein, whose amino-acid sequence MARNDGVDRTSVRNLAVSDKAVGNTQQHNEREKDSYRNPDIIPQRTAWNVHFKKPTASYTDLFAQLEAAGTISTRGLKPDAIHYCELVFDVNSAYFDNHGGYEFAKQFYEDAYKAAVQIVGGEQYILSAVMHADEINRAMTEALGREVYHYHLHVVYVPVVEKQILWSKRCKDKALVGTVKETVMQVSRSKKWASKPLLDDAGEPVLQKNGKPVLKKSYSILQDDFFNYMHNAGYTDVERGERGSTEEHLTVTQFKVQREQERLDSLTAQADEQAQSLAKTSQTLSKKEKELAAVQKKATLTKEALIHARDLDYIGKRTFLGNYSLTEEEFSKLKKQADHGYMMDVENRRLKEELSTAKKEAIHWSNKYHDLWYDVKPYLDALHRAPELVRGFLEKILAPKQERTMNVPQRNRKRGQDVEL is encoded by the coding sequence TTGGCAAGAAACGATGGCGTTGACCGCACCAGTGTCCGGAATCTCGCCGTTTCGGACAAGGCCGTTGGCAACACCCAGCAGCACAATGAGCGTGAAAAGGACAGCTATCGGAACCCCGACATTATCCCCCAGCGCACTGCATGGAACGTCCACTTCAAAAAGCCAACTGCCAGCTACACCGACCTATTCGCCCAACTGGAAGCCGCCGGAACCATCTCCACGCGCGGCTTGAAGCCGGATGCTATCCACTACTGTGAACTTGTCTTTGATGTCAACTCTGCCTACTTTGACAATCACGGCGGCTATGAGTTCGCCAAGCAGTTCTATGAGGATGCCTACAAAGCAGCCGTTCAAATCGTGGGCGGTGAGCAGTATATTCTCTCGGCTGTCATGCACGCCGATGAAATCAACCGCGCCATGACCGAAGCACTAGGCCGCGAAGTTTACCACTACCACCTCCATGTGGTCTATGTACCTGTGGTGGAAAAGCAGATCCTGTGGTCGAAACGCTGCAAGGACAAGGCACTGGTCGGCACCGTCAAGGAGACCGTCATGCAGGTCAGCCGGAGCAAGAAGTGGGCATCCAAGCCCCTGCTGGACGATGCTGGAGAGCCCGTCCTGCAAAAGAACGGCAAACCAGTCCTGAAGAAGTCGTACAGCATCCTGCAAGACGATTTCTTCAACTATATGCACAATGCCGGGTACACCGATGTAGAGCGCGGCGAGCGCGGCAGCACCGAAGAACACCTGACCGTCACCCAGTTCAAAGTCCAGCGGGAGCAGGAGCGTCTGGACAGCCTGACTGCACAAGCCGACGAACAAGCACAGTCGCTTGCTAAAACCAGTCAGACCCTCTCCAAAAAGGAGAAGGAACTTGCCGCTGTGCAGAAAAAGGCCACACTCACGAAAGAAGCCCTCATTCATGCGCGTGATCTGGATTATATCGGCAAGCGCACCTTCCTCGGCAACTACTCGCTGACCGAAGAAGAATTTTCCAAACTGAAAAAACAGGCTGACCACGGCTATATGATGGACGTAGAGAACCGCCGCCTGAAAGAAGAACTTTCCACCGCCAAGAAGGAAGCCATTCATTGGAGCAACAAGTACCACGACCTGTGGTACGATGTAAAGCCCTATCTGGATGCGCTCCACCGTGCTCCTGAACTGGTGCGCGGTTTTCTGGAAAAGATTCTTGCTCCCAAGCAGGAGCGCACCATGAATGTGCCACAGCGAAACCGCAAGCGTGGGCAGGATGTAGAACTTTAA
- a CDS encoding DNA primase family protein — protein MKKNISRNPLWPDWYNGKKIDEVQFGRAFLEQWPLKCVNGTLYTLDGPVEDESEIKQRILENIEEYVTSSLSKKVTNILETIKLLAFSDPFPIEQDCIHLQNGVYHLPDGSFQESRLFCQNRLPVRYDPKAATPDRWLTFLHELLDDADIPTLQEYLGYCLIPSTKGQKMMLIVGKGGEGKSRIGLVLKRLMGDAASNGSVQKVENNRFARADLERRLLMIDDDMDMNALPKTNYIKTIVTAEAKLDLERKGVQSYQRDIYARFLCFGNGALTSLYDHSDGFFRRQLILTTKNKPADRTDDPFLVEKMCAELEGILLWCLEGLHRLVQNDFRFTVSKRAAANVDTIKRSSNNVIDFMESEGYFRFKADYSISSKEFYDIYKQWCEDNAYHSVSAIRFSAELRQNDRRYNLEATNNIYLPGGRRVRGFVGIEPLVHPCP, from the coding sequence ATGAAGAAAAACATTTCCCGCAACCCTTTATGGCCGGACTGGTACAACGGTAAGAAGATCGATGAAGTCCAGTTTGGCCGTGCCTTTCTGGAACAATGGCCGCTGAAATGCGTCAACGGTACGCTGTACACGCTGGACGGCCCGGTAGAGGACGAAAGCGAGATCAAGCAGCGCATCTTGGAGAACATCGAGGAATATGTCACCTCCAGCTTGTCCAAAAAAGTCACCAACATTCTGGAGACCATCAAGCTGCTGGCTTTTTCCGACCCGTTCCCCATCGAGCAGGACTGCATCCACCTCCAGAACGGCGTGTACCATCTGCCGGACGGCTCTTTTCAGGAGAGCCGCCTGTTCTGCCAGAACCGCCTGCCTGTGAGGTATGACCCCAAAGCCGCCACCCCTGACCGCTGGCTGACCTTTCTGCACGAGCTGCTGGACGATGCCGACATCCCCACCTTGCAGGAATATCTGGGCTACTGCCTGATCCCCAGCACCAAGGGGCAGAAGATGATGCTCATTGTCGGCAAGGGAGGCGAAGGCAAGTCCCGCATCGGGCTGGTGCTGAAACGGCTCATGGGGGATGCCGCCAGCAACGGCAGCGTCCAGAAAGTGGAGAACAACCGCTTTGCCCGTGCCGATCTGGAACGCCGCCTGCTGATGATCGACGATGATATGGACATGAACGCCCTGCCCAAGACGAATTATATTAAGACCATCGTGACCGCCGAAGCCAAGCTGGACTTGGAGCGCAAAGGTGTCCAGAGCTACCAGCGGGACATTTATGCCCGGTTCCTCTGCTTCGGCAACGGTGCGCTGACCTCACTGTACGACCATTCGGACGGTTTCTTTCGCCGCCAGCTCATCCTGACCACCAAGAACAAGCCTGCTGACCGCACAGATGACCCCTTCCTTGTGGAGAAGATGTGCGCCGAGTTGGAAGGCATCCTGCTCTGGTGTCTGGAAGGGCTGCACCGGCTGGTGCAGAACGATTTCCGCTTCACGGTCAGCAAACGAGCCGCGGCCAACGTGGACACCATCAAGCGCAGCAGCAACAATGTCATCGACTTCATGGAGTCCGAGGGCTATTTCCGCTTCAAGGCGGACTACTCCATCAGCTCCAAGGAGTTCTACGACATTTATAAGCAGTGGTGCGAGGACAACGCCTACCACAGCGTATCTGCCATCCGTTTCAGCGCGGAACTGCGACAGAACGACCGCCGCTATAACCTTGAAGCCACCAACAACATCTACCTGCCCGGTGGCCGCAGGGTGCGGGGTTTTGTAGGCATCGAGCCGCTTGTCCACCCCTGCCCGTAA
- a CDS encoding radical SAM protein, translated as MYTVPSYVTYRTEEDAIYITSELYRNTVRLTDHGLQKEFINLTRCGGCAELNTPLTRYLHEQELLVTEEELDHALHQVRSLLDNIFMVTLMPTEGCNFRCPYCYEDHHAVSMTRDTLDRIEEYITAQAPRYKQVILAWFGGEPTLCKDTVLEVSNIVQNLQKQYGFHYAANMTTNGYLLNDKLFRQFYQAGITSYQITIDGWNHDKTRPHVSGKGTLQTIINNLASLSKLPPAEYSFHITLRHNILADDEDYSWYDYLYRLFGHDKRFAVLVRAVGDWGGEGVHSLSILHQDTKDVLVAKHVAYLDKIGMSCHNHRNGALAQVCYASYPHSMVFRANGKIGKCTVALDHPQNQLGWVDPEKGIVIDPEVNCRWSFSDLKPECRSCRNVLRCMNMQCKKSEIIDGKTVCLYRKSECV; from the coding sequence ATGTATACAGTACCCAGCTATGTGACCTATCGCACGGAAGAAGATGCTATTTATATTACATCAGAATTGTATCGCAATACCGTCCGGCTGACCGATCATGGCCTGCAGAAGGAGTTCATCAATCTCACCCGTTGCGGCGGCTGTGCGGAACTGAATACGCCGTTGACACGCTATCTGCATGAGCAAGAGCTTCTGGTAACCGAGGAAGAACTGGACCATGCGCTGCACCAGGTGAGATCTTTGCTGGATAATATCTTCATGGTAACATTGATGCCGACGGAAGGCTGCAATTTCCGCTGCCCATATTGCTATGAAGATCACCATGCGGTCAGTATGACTCGTGACACACTGGACCGAATTGAGGAGTATATAACTGCACAAGCGCCGCGCTATAAACAGGTCATACTTGCATGGTTTGGAGGTGAACCTACTCTTTGCAAAGACACTGTGCTGGAAGTGTCCAACATTGTGCAAAATCTGCAGAAACAGTATGGCTTTCACTATGCTGCCAATATGACCACCAATGGTTATCTGCTGAATGACAAGCTATTTCGGCAGTTCTATCAGGCAGGGATCACCAGCTATCAAATTACAATTGATGGTTGGAATCACGACAAGACTCGGCCCCATGTATCCGGCAAAGGAACCCTGCAGACCATCATTAACAATCTGGCCTCTCTTTCCAAGTTGCCGCCGGCAGAGTATTCCTTTCATATCACGCTGCGCCACAATATTCTGGCCGACGATGAGGACTACAGTTGGTATGATTATCTGTACCGTCTGTTTGGGCATGACAAACGCTTCGCCGTACTTGTTCGTGCTGTTGGTGACTGGGGTGGTGAAGGCGTCCACAGTCTATCCATCCTTCATCAGGATACAAAAGATGTGTTGGTAGCAAAACATGTTGCATATCTGGATAAGATCGGGATGTCGTGTCATAACCACAGAAACGGAGCCCTTGCACAGGTGTGCTACGCTTCCTATCCACATAGCATGGTATTCCGGGCCAATGGAAAAATTGGCAAATGCACTGTGGCGCTTGACCACCCGCAAAACCAGTTAGGTTGGGTTGATCCCGAAAAAGGTATTGTGATCGACCCGGAGGTTAACTGCCGGTGGAGCTTTTCTGATCTGAAGCCCGAGTGTCGTAGCTGCCGGAATGTTTTGCGCTGCATGAATATGCAGTGCAAAAAGTCTGAAATTATTGATGGAAAGACAGTTTGCCTCTATAGAAAATCAGAATGTGTGTAA